A region of Moorena sp. SIOASIH DNA encodes the following proteins:
- a CDS encoding response regulator — translation MSKCSQPKAESSDVSSDFSTVSLKTDPFRTISKTDPHQCSLITNLANCLPKSELRTHHSRLISFDSFGARPMYNPLVNVLLIDDDEDDYILTRDLLSENQSARFTLTWVGTYAKGLEMIGQNHHDVYLLDYRLGEHNGLELLREAIARGCTVPIILLTAQGDHEVDMEAMKAGAADYLDKSQLRAPLLERSIRYALERQQAQQKIREQAALLDVATDAILVRDLDNTISFWNKGAESLYGWQAAEVIGKKEHLLLYQQAPAELAEADQSVAKTGEWYGELDQVTKDGKEIIVESRWTLVQNHQGQPKSILIVNTNITEKKQLETQFLHAQRMESIGTLAGGIAHDLNNLLAPILMSAQLLQLKISDQRHLQLLKTVENNARRGAGLVKQVLSFARGVTGQRTVLQVRHLIREIRHIILETFPRSIELSTDIDPNLWSVSGDATQLHQVLMNLCINARDAMVDGGTLTLSAQNIFLDQNYARMHIDADVGSYIVVTVADTGIGIPLKIQPRIFEPFFTTKEIGQGTGLGLSTVRGIVKSHGGFVNVYSEVGVGTHFKVYLPAVEHSPIPAEEELELPTGNGELILVVDDEAAIGEITKTSLENYGYRVMTSRDGREAIALYRQHQHDIRLVLMDMMMPVMDGPTTILRLREINSQIKIIGISGLPISDKVDAAAEAGVKTFLSKPYTAKQLLQAIDGVLKGH, via the coding sequence ATGAGTAAATGCTCACAACCGAAAGCTGAAAGTTCTGATGTTTCTTCTGATTTTTCTACTGTATCACTAAAGACTGATCCATTCAGGACTATTTCCAAAACCGACCCTCATCAATGTTCGTTGATCACAAACCTGGCAAATTGCTTACCCAAATCAGAACTCAGAACTCACCACTCTCGACTAATTTCCTTCGATTCCTTCGGTGCCAGACCAATGTACAACCCTTTGGTTAATGTATTACTCATTGATGATGACGAAGATGACTATATTCTAACTCGTGATTTACTGTCGGAAAACCAGAGCGCTAGATTTACCTTGACTTGGGTGGGAACCTATGCTAAAGGCTTAGAAATGATTGGTCAGAACCACCATGATGTTTATCTACTGGACTACCGTCTTGGTGAGCATAATGGACTTGAACTCCTGCGTGAAGCCATTGCCAGGGGGTGTACAGTACCGATTATCCTCCTAACTGCTCAGGGAGACCATGAGGTTGACATGGAAGCCATGAAAGCTGGGGCAGCAGATTACCTGGATAAGAGTCAGCTCAGAGCACCTTTACTGGAGCGTTCCATCCGCTATGCCCTTGAGCGCCAGCAAGCGCAACAAAAAATTCGGGAACAAGCCGCGTTGTTGGATGTGGCAACCGATGCCATTCTGGTTCGCGACCTAGACAATACTATCTCATTTTGGAATAAAGGAGCGGAGTCTCTATACGGTTGGCAGGCAGCAGAAGTTATTGGAAAAAAAGAGCATCTACTGTTGTACCAACAAGCACCAGCGGAGCTAGCCGAGGCAGACCAAAGTGTTGCCAAAACGGGGGAGTGGTATGGTGAGTTGGATCAAGTCACCAAAGATGGCAAGGAAATCATTGTTGAAAGTCGCTGGACTTTGGTGCAAAATCATCAGGGACAGCCCAAATCAATCTTGATTGTCAATACTAATATCACTGAGAAGAAACAACTCGAAACCCAGTTTCTCCACGCTCAGCGCATGGAGAGCATTGGTACCTTAGCTGGGGGCATTGCCCATGATTTGAACAACTTATTAGCTCCTATTCTAATGTCCGCTCAACTGTTGCAGCTTAAAATCTCAGATCAGCGGCATTTGCAACTCCTAAAAACTGTAGAGAATAATGCTAGGCGGGGGGCTGGTTTAGTCAAGCAAGTTTTATCCTTTGCTCGGGGTGTTACAGGTCAACGAACGGTTTTACAAGTCAGGCATTTGATTAGGGAAATTCGCCACATTATCCTAGAAACATTTCCCAGATCCATTGAACTGTCTACAGATATAGACCCTAATCTTTGGTCTGTATCTGGAGATGCCACACAACTGCACCAAGTTTTGATGAACCTCTGCATCAATGCTCGTGATGCTATGGTTGATGGTGGAACGTTGACATTGTCTGCTCAAAATATTTTTTTAGATCAAAACTATGCCAGGATGCATATTGATGCCGATGTCGGTTCCTACATTGTGGTGACCGTTGCTGATACTGGCATTGGTATTCCCCTGAAAATACAGCCAAGAATTTTCGAGCCATTTTTCACTACCAAAGAAATCGGTCAAGGTACAGGACTGGGTTTGTCTACTGTCAGAGGTATTGTTAAAAGTCACGGCGGTTTTGTGAATGTGTATAGTGAAGTGGGCGTAGGTACTCACTTTAAAGTATATTTGCCAGCAGTAGAACACTCCCCAATTCCTGCCGAGGAAGAACTAGAACTACCGACAGGAAACGGTGAGTTGATTTTAGTGGTGGATGACGAAGCTGCTATTGGTGAGATTACCAAGACGTCCTTAGAAAACTATGGCTATCGGGTGATGACTAGCAGGGATGGTAGGGAAGCGATCGCACTCTATAGGCAACATCAGCATGACATTAGATTGGTGTTGATGGATATGATGATGCCGGTTATGGATGGACCAACAACCATCCTTCGATTGCGAGAAATTAACTCGCAGATCAAAATTATTGGCATCAGTGGGTTGCCGATCAGTGATAAAGTCGATGCGGCGGCTGAGGCTGGGGTTAAGACATTTTTGTCCAAGCCTTACACCGCTAAGCAATTATTGCAGGCTATTGATGGTGTGCTTAAAGGTCATTAA
- the xth gene encoding exodeoxyribonuclease III produces MKIATWNVNSIRSRQAQVIDWLQRTQVDVLCLQETKVVDAQFPRSLFEELGYYLYISGQKSYNGVAIFSRKPATEVTTGFAAVLDTAQVGDLDEQKRVISATVDGVRIVNLYVPNGASVNSEKYDYKLRWLKILRDYLHSILKEQSHELCVCGDFNIAPEDRDIHDPKGKENHIMASPIERQALQSVLDLGLADAFRKFTKEGGNFSWWDYRTRAFRGNRGWRIDHIYLTPNLYNQAISCTIDIEPRKLDKPSDHAPVIVKF; encoded by the coding sequence ATGAAAATCGCTACCTGGAACGTCAACTCAATTCGGAGTCGCCAAGCTCAAGTAATAGATTGGTTGCAACGTACCCAAGTAGATGTGCTTTGCCTGCAAGAAACTAAAGTAGTCGATGCTCAGTTTCCGCGATCGCTTTTTGAAGAATTGGGGTATTACCTTTATATTTCTGGGCAAAAATCCTATAACGGTGTAGCCATCTTTAGCCGAAAACCAGCCACAGAAGTAACTACTGGCTTTGCTGCGGTGTTGGATACAGCTCAGGTCGGGGACTTAGATGAACAAAAGCGAGTGATTAGTGCTACAGTAGACGGCGTCCGCATTGTTAACCTCTATGTTCCCAATGGGGCTTCCGTGAACAGTGAGAAGTATGACTACAAGCTGCGTTGGCTGAAGATACTGCGGGACTATTTACACAGTATCCTAAAAGAACAGTCCCATGAACTTTGTGTATGTGGGGACTTTAATATTGCCCCAGAAGACCGGGATATTCATGATCCTAAAGGCAAAGAAAACCACATCATGGCCTCCCCAATAGAACGTCAAGCCCTACAATCGGTCTTAGACCTAGGTTTAGCAGATGCCTTTCGCAAATTTACCAAAGAAGGGGGGAATTTTAGTTGGTGGGACTATCGCACCCGTGCCTTTCGGGGTAATCGGGGTTGGCGCATTGACCATATCTACCTAACCCCCAATCTTTACAATCAAGCGATTAGTTGTACCATTGACATAGAACCGAGAAAACTAGATAAACCTAGCGACCATGCCCCTGTAATCGTCAAGTTTTAG
- a CDS encoding ABC transporter ATP-binding protein has protein sequence MGAGKTLRTKIQQTLRLLPALRLVWQSSPFLTGTRVGLLLVQGILPLLSIYLTKLIIDTVTDGLLNADKQAVFSDVLLFLILAGTVTLVTTLLNSLTEVVNTAHSQRVTDYMQGILHSKSLEADLEYYENALYYDTLQRAQQEAPYRPPRVLNRVTQIAQNSISLLAMVSLLLSLHWGIAGILFIAAMPAMVVRVKYSRVIYRWQRKKTPMERQSMYLGYMLTSDQFAKEIRLFDLGVFFTDWYRRIREQLYKEKVAIATGRSFANFGAQAVAGMLIFSVYGFIVYQTVHGDLRLGDLVLYHQALQRGQNNIRGLLTSISGLYEDNLFLANLYEFLDLKPNVVEPTYPKPIPHSMSRGIVFEHVSFQYGTTTRQALKNINLTVRPGETIALVGENGSGKTTLIKLLCRLYDPTAGSITIDGIDIRNFKIADLRRQISVIFQDYAKYNFTAKENIWLADIDLPRDHETIIDAARRSGADEVITSLPQGYNTMLGKLFDQGEELSIGQWQKIALARAFLRDSQVIVLDEPTSAMDPKAEYEVFMKFRELIEDQAAILITHRLSTVKMADRIYVMDQGSIVESGTHAELMQLDGTYAHLFETQAKNYR, from the coding sequence ATGGGAGCAGGCAAAACTTTAAGAACAAAAATCCAGCAAACATTACGCCTTTTGCCTGCACTGCGTCTAGTCTGGCAAAGCAGTCCCTTTTTGACAGGAACTCGCGTAGGACTTTTGCTGGTTCAGGGGATATTACCTCTACTATCAATTTATCTTACCAAATTAATAATTGATACAGTAACTGACGGATTACTTAATGCTGATAAACAAGCGGTATTTAGTGATGTTTTACTTTTCCTTATCTTAGCCGGTACAGTTACACTTGTCACTACTCTTTTGAACTCATTAACTGAAGTAGTCAATACTGCTCATTCTCAGCGAGTGACTGACTACATGCAAGGGATTCTTCATAGTAAATCCCTTGAAGCTGACTTGGAGTACTATGAAAATGCCCTATACTACGATACGTTACAACGAGCTCAACAAGAAGCGCCCTACCGACCGCCCCGAGTCCTAAATCGTGTCACACAGATAGCTCAAAATAGTATTTCCTTGTTGGCGATGGTGAGTTTATTACTCTCCCTCCATTGGGGAATTGCTGGGATTTTATTTATTGCTGCCATGCCCGCGATGGTGGTGCGGGTAAAATACTCTCGGGTTATCTATCGTTGGCAGCGTAAAAAAACACCCATGGAACGGCAATCCATGTATTTAGGTTACATGCTAACCTCAGACCAGTTTGCTAAAGAAATTCGGTTGTTTGATTTAGGGGTTTTCTTTACTGACTGGTATCGTCGCATCCGAGAGCAACTATATAAAGAAAAAGTAGCCATTGCCACTGGACGCTCCTTTGCTAACTTCGGTGCTCAAGCCGTTGCAGGAATGTTAATCTTTTCTGTCTATGGCTTTATTGTCTATCAAACTGTTCATGGAGATTTGCGCTTAGGAGATTTAGTGCTTTATCACCAAGCGTTGCAGCGGGGACAAAATAATATTCGAGGGTTACTAACTAGTATATCTGGTCTTTATGAAGATAACTTATTCTTAGCTAACCTCTACGAATTTCTGGATCTAAAACCTAACGTTGTTGAACCAACTTATCCCAAACCAATTCCCCACTCCATGAGCCGTGGTATTGTTTTCGAACATGTTAGTTTCCAATACGGTACTACAACTCGTCAAGCACTTAAAAACATCAACCTCACAGTGCGACCAGGGGAAACTATCGCGCTAGTGGGAGAAAACGGTTCCGGTAAAACAACCTTAATTAAACTCTTGTGTCGTTTGTACGATCCAACCGCTGGCAGCATCACCATTGATGGGATTGATATCCGCAATTTTAAAATAGCTGACTTACGCCGCCAAATCAGTGTGATTTTCCAAGACTACGCTAAATATAATTTCACAGCTAAGGAAAATATCTGGTTAGCGGACATTGATTTACCACGAGATCACGAAACTATTATTGATGCTGCTCGTCGTTCTGGTGCTGATGAAGTTATTACTAGTTTGCCCCAAGGGTATAATACTATGCTGGGGAAATTGTTTGACCAAGGGGAAGAACTCAGTATTGGTCAATGGCAGAAAATAGCGTTAGCACGAGCTTTTCTACGAGACTCTCAGGTTATTGTATTAGATGAGCCTACCTCTGCTATGGATCCTAAGGCAGAATACGAGGTGTTTATGAAATTCCGCGAACTGATCGAAGATCAAGCTGCTATTCTGATCACCCATCGCTTATCTACTGTCAAAATGGCTGACCGGATCTATGTGATGGACCAAGGTTCAATTGTAGAAAGCGGTACCCATGCAGAACTGATGCAGTTAGATGGTACTTATGCCCATTTGTTTGAAACTCAGGCTAAAAATTATCGCTAA
- a CDS encoding lasso peptide, whose amino-acid sequence MQKTYTTPEMIVHGSIEELTEISGPDRIADVLIFNGNLDPNAPPTSDDSISLDCDNNGNCDPFKLEDRLP is encoded by the coding sequence ATGCAAAAGACCTACACTACTCCAGAGATGATTGTTCACGGTTCTATTGAGGAGCTCACCGAAATCAGTGGGCCTGATCGGATTGCAGATGTCCTGATTTTTAATGGTAATTTGGATCCAAATGCTCCTCCTACATCCGATGACTCAATCAGCCTAGACTGCGATAACAATGGTAATTGTGATCCCTTCAAACTCGAAGACCGTCTACCATAA
- a CDS encoding lasso peptide: protein MQKTYTTPEMIVHGTIEELTEVTGPDHIRDVLIFNGDVANPQATSDDSSSLDCDNNGNCDPFQLP, encoded by the coding sequence ATGCAAAAGACCTACACTACACCAGAAATGATTGTTCACGGCACCATTGAGGAGCTGACTGAAGTCACTGGGCCTGATCACATTCGAGATGTGCTGATTTTCAATGGTGATGTCGCTAATCCCCAGGCTACATCAGATGACTCAAGCAGCCTAGACTGCGATAACAATGGTAATTGTGATCCGTTCCAACTACCGTAA
- a CDS encoding lasso peptide encodes MLKSYTTPEMIVHGSIEELTEISGPDRMADVLIFNGDLNNPQAQSDDSISLDCDNNGNCNPFELQ; translated from the coding sequence ATGCTAAAAAGCTACACTACACCAGAAATGATTGTTCACGGTTCTATTGAAGAGCTCACCGAAATCAGTGGACCTGATCGGATGGCAGATGTCCTGATTTTCAATGGTGATTTGAATAATCCCCAGGCTCAATCAGATGACTCAATCAGCCTAGACTGCGATAACAATGGTAATTGTAATCCGTTCGAACTACAGTAA